One Streptomyces sp. NBC_01217 genomic region harbors:
- a CDS encoding aspartate aminotransferase family protein, whose amino-acid sequence MKDDGPKGFDLAQLLAERGAERYELHTKHLNHQLPRMLHTIGFDKVYERAEGAHFWDADGNDYLDMLAGFGVMGLGRHHPVVRKALHDVLDASLADLTRFDCQPLPGLLAEKLLAYSPHLDRVFFGNSGTEAVETALKFARYATGKPRILYCTHAFHGLTTGSLSVNGESGFRDGFAPLLPDTAIELGDLDALRRELKRGDVAALVVEPIQGKGVHAAPPGFLRDAQELLHKHKALLIADEVQTGLGRTGDFYAYQHEEGVEPDLVCVAKALSGGYVPVGATLGKDWIFRRVYSSMDRVLVHSASFGSNAQAMAAGLAVLAVMEDEETVAGARRTGDLLRERLAALVDRYELLHEVRGRGLMIGIEFGRPSSLKLRSRWTMLQTARKGLFAQMVVVPLLQKHRILTQVSGDHLEVIKLIPPLVIGEPEVDRFVTAFTAVMDDAHSGGGLMWDFGRTLVKQAVANR is encoded by the coding sequence ATGAAGGACGACGGGCCCAAGGGCTTCGACCTGGCGCAACTCCTCGCGGAGCGCGGCGCCGAGCGCTACGAGCTGCACACGAAACACCTCAATCATCAGCTGCCCCGCATGCTGCACACCATCGGCTTCGACAAGGTCTACGAACGGGCCGAGGGCGCGCACTTCTGGGACGCGGACGGCAACGACTACCTCGACATGCTCGCCGGATTCGGCGTGATGGGCCTCGGCCGGCACCACCCCGTCGTACGCAAGGCCCTGCACGACGTCCTGGACGCCTCGCTCGCCGACCTCACCCGCTTCGACTGCCAGCCGCTGCCCGGGCTGCTGGCCGAGAAGCTGCTCGCGTACAGCCCGCACCTGGACCGGGTCTTCTTCGGCAACAGCGGCACGGAGGCCGTCGAGACCGCCCTGAAGTTCGCCCGGTACGCCACCGGGAAGCCGCGCATTCTCTACTGCACCCATGCCTTCCACGGCCTGACGACCGGCTCGCTCTCGGTCAACGGGGAGAGCGGGTTCCGGGACGGCTTCGCACCACTGCTGCCGGACACCGCCATCGAACTCGGTGACCTCGACGCGCTGCGGCGCGAGCTGAAGCGGGGCGACGTGGCGGCGCTGGTCGTCGAGCCCATCCAGGGCAAGGGTGTCCATGCCGCGCCGCCCGGCTTCCTGCGCGACGCGCAGGAGCTGCTGCACAAGCACAAGGCGCTGCTCATCGCCGACGAGGTGCAGACCGGCCTCGGCAGGACCGGCGACTTCTACGCGTACCAGCACGAGGAAGGTGTCGAACCCGATCTGGTCTGCGTCGCCAAGGCCCTTTCCGGCGGCTATGTGCCGGTCGGGGCGACCCTCGGCAAGGACTGGATCTTCAGACGCGTCTACTCGTCGATGGACCGGGTCCTGGTGCACTCCGCGAGCTTCGGCTCCAACGCCCAGGCGATGGCCGCCGGGCTCGCGGTCCTCGCGGTGATGGAGGACGAGGAGACGGTCGCGGGCGCGCGCCGCACCGGCGATCTGCTGCGCGAGCGGCTGGCGGCGCTGGTGGACCGCTATGAGCTGCTGCACGAGGTGCGCGGTCGAGGGCTGATGATCGGCATCGAGTTCGGCCGGCCGTCGTCGCTGAAGCTGCGCAGCCGCTGGACGATGCTGCAGACGGCCCGCAAGGGTCTCTTCGCGCAGATGGTGGTGGTGCCCCTGCTCCAGAAGCACCGCATCCTCACCCAGGTCTCGGGCGATCATCTGGAAGTGATCAAGCTGATTCCGCCGCTGGTGATCGGGGAGCCGGAGGTCGACCGGTTCGTCACGGCGTTCACCGCCGTGATGGATGACGCGCACAGCGGTGGCGGGCTGATGTGGGACTTCGGCAGGACCCTGGTGAAGCAGGCCGTCGCCAACCGCTGA
- a CDS encoding helix-turn-helix domain-containing protein, whose product MNTPDGGAADELPGVAPRLRELRRSRGLTLETAAQRAGLSPAHLSRLETGRRQPSLPMLLGLARIYGTTVSGLLGETPPEREAIIRGGKFEGAEADGWTYQRAGGSGRAMQALRVRVPYGTQGDLVRVHPGEEWLHVLAGHLRVTLGDTVHDLAPGDSAHFDSLTPHRIAAVDRDGAELLFVHTLLQSPAAELCLGSGIHHR is encoded by the coding sequence ATGAACACTCCAGACGGAGGGGCGGCCGACGAGCTGCCCGGAGTCGCGCCCCGCCTGCGCGAGCTGCGCCGCAGCCGTGGTCTCACCCTGGAGACCGCCGCCCAGCGGGCCGGGCTTTCGCCCGCCCATCTCTCCCGGCTCGAAACGGGCCGTCGCCAGCCCTCGCTGCCGATGCTCCTCGGTCTTGCCAGGATCTACGGTACGACGGTCTCCGGACTCCTCGGCGAGACGCCTCCCGAACGCGAGGCGATCATCCGCGGCGGGAAGTTCGAAGGGGCCGAGGCCGACGGCTGGACGTACCAGCGGGCCGGCGGCTCCGGCCGGGCGATGCAGGCGCTCCGCGTCCGGGTTCCGTACGGCACACAGGGTGATCTCGTGCGCGTCCATCCCGGCGAGGAGTGGCTGCATGTGCTCGCCGGGCACCTGCGGGTCACGCTCGGGGACACGGTGCACGATCTCGCGCCCGGTGACAGCGCGCACTTCGACTCGCTCACCCCGCACCGGATCGCGGCCGTCGACCGCGACGGTGCCGAGCTGCTCTTCGTCCACACCCTGCTGCAGAGCCCCGCCGCCGAGCTGTGCCTCGGCAGCGGCATCCACCACCGCTGA
- a CDS encoding DUF6126 family protein, whose product MSDSENFDPLGSKKKYEAQEGRFPRGVVIRLVAYLVAGHVFAAFLYLLFEVAGKG is encoded by the coding sequence ATGTCCGATTCAGAGAACTTCGACCCGCTCGGCTCCAAGAAGAAGTACGAGGCCCAGGAGGGGAGGTTTCCGCGCGGCGTGGTGATCCGGCTGGTCGCCTACCTCGTCGCCGGACACGTCTTCGCGGCCTTCCTCTATCTGCTCTTCGAAGTGGCGGGCAAGGGCTGA
- a CDS encoding tyrosine-protein phosphatase, with protein sequence MTQQLPQIPSTEPELAGVRNFRDVGGLPTTDGRRVRYGRLFRSGHLAHATAEDAAFLGGLGLHTVFDFRNAADHRLDGLDVDLPGVRNVNIPLSDPADGAEFWQVVRDGDLAQLRSILADGKGTNRMIASYREIIRDRTAEHSQVLHALAEDSVPALMHCAAGKDRAGLSIAVSLLAVGVERDAIEADYLKSNDAHRRYKVRRSDSSAAGMSPEVMELLNPLFGARADYLAAAFATIEETWGSTDRYFSEGLRLAPETRERLRERLLDEV encoded by the coding sequence GTGACGCAGCAGCTGCCGCAGATCCCGTCGACGGAACCCGAGCTGGCGGGTGTCCGCAACTTCCGCGACGTGGGCGGGCTGCCCACCACGGACGGCCGGCGGGTACGGTACGGACGGCTCTTCCGCAGTGGTCATCTCGCACACGCCACCGCCGAGGACGCCGCCTTCCTCGGCGGTCTCGGTCTGCACACCGTTTTCGACTTCCGCAACGCGGCCGACCACCGGCTCGACGGCCTGGACGTGGACCTGCCGGGCGTACGCAATGTGAACATCCCGCTCTCCGACCCGGCCGACGGCGCCGAGTTCTGGCAGGTGGTCCGCGACGGCGATCTCGCCCAGCTGCGCTCGATCCTGGCCGACGGCAAGGGGACGAACCGGATGATCGCCTCGTACCGCGAGATCATCCGGGACCGTACGGCCGAGCACAGCCAGGTCCTGCACGCCCTGGCCGAGGACAGTGTTCCCGCGTTGATGCACTGCGCGGCGGGCAAGGACCGGGCCGGTCTGTCGATCGCGGTGTCGCTGCTCGCGGTCGGCGTGGAGCGCGATGCGATCGAGGCCGACTACCTGAAGTCGAATGACGCCCACCGCCGCTACAAGGTGCGCCGCAGCGACAGTTCGGCGGCCGGCATGTCGCCCGAGGTGATGGAGCTGCTCAATCCGCTCTTCGGCGCCCGTGCCGACTACCTCGCCGCGGCTTTCGCCACCATCGAGGAGACCTGGGGCAGCACGGACCGCTACTTCTCCGAGGGCCTGAGGCTCGCCCCCGAGACCCGTGAGCGGCTGCGCGAGCGGCTCCTGGACGAGGTGTAG
- a CDS encoding alpha-galactosidase has protein sequence MIETGDKGRTWLLTGASSSYALRLTGRDELVHLHWGPRITLAAAQALAAAPEPPSRGFESPLDGREEYPVEGGPRFVRPALSVRTPEVRGTEWAFAEAAADGDELRIGFTDSVHRLALTLHYRMREDSDVIERWATVAHAGPDGPPLELLRADAAAWALPARDGWRLSRLHGRWAAESQLARAELTYGENVISSRRGHTGHQHLPWVALDADGAATEDSGEVYGCALGWSGSWRICVQRLPDGLVQITGGAGHDESGLLLLAPGQSYTTPVFAGLWSAEGFGGASRAWHAWQLAHVIPDAQRLRPVLYNSWEATGFDISQEQQRALAERAAAMGVELFVVDDAWFGQRTSDRAGLGDWTPNPDRFPGGLEPLADEVHGLGMQFGIWVEPEMVNADSDLHRAHPDWVQHFPGRRRTEFRNQLVLNLARPDVRDHLWEQLDALLSSAPIDYVKWDFNRSFTDAGWPGEEYPQKLWIEHVDALYALIDRLRAAHPSVAFESCSGGGGRIDLGILSRTDQVWTSDNTDPLDRLTIQEGFGQIHPARVMAAWVTDSPNTQLNDRVSSLRFRFVSAMAGVLGVGGDLAEWSDEELAEARTWVDLYKEIRPVVQHGALYRLRAPRGGLGAVQYVHGDETVVLMWLEAQRFGERPPALRLRALDPAATYTCLDTGAVHHGSVLLHQGLHTGLRGDLDARVLRLRRDRQA, from the coding sequence ATGATCGAGACGGGTGACAAGGGCCGGACCTGGCTGCTGACCGGGGCGAGCAGCAGCTACGCCCTGCGGCTCACGGGGCGGGACGAGCTGGTCCATCTGCACTGGGGGCCGCGGATCACCCTCGCCGCCGCCCAGGCGCTGGCCGCGGCACCGGAGCCACCCTCCAGGGGCTTCGAGTCCCCGCTCGACGGCCGCGAGGAGTACCCGGTGGAGGGCGGCCCCAGGTTCGTCCGCCCGGCCCTCTCGGTGCGCACGCCGGAAGTCCGCGGCACCGAGTGGGCCTTCGCCGAGGCCGCGGCGGACGGGGACGAACTCCGTATCGGCTTCACCGACTCCGTGCACCGGCTTGCCCTGACCCTGCACTACCGCATGCGCGAGGACTCCGATGTGATCGAGCGCTGGGCCACCGTTGCCCACGCCGGGCCGGACGGCCCGCCGCTGGAACTGCTGCGCGCCGACGCGGCCGCCTGGGCGCTGCCCGCCCGCGACGGCTGGCGGCTGAGCCGGCTGCACGGCCGCTGGGCTGCGGAGTCGCAGCTCGCGCGGGCGGAGCTGACGTACGGCGAGAACGTCATCTCCAGCAGGCGCGGCCACACCGGACATCAGCACCTGCCGTGGGTCGCACTCGATGCCGACGGCGCGGCCACCGAGGACAGCGGCGAGGTGTACGGCTGTGCGCTCGGCTGGTCCGGGTCGTGGCGGATCTGCGTACAGCGGCTCCCCGACGGGCTCGTACAGATCACCGGCGGCGCAGGGCACGACGAATCGGGGCTGCTGCTGCTCGCGCCGGGACAGTCGTACACCACCCCCGTCTTCGCCGGTCTGTGGAGCGCGGAGGGGTTCGGCGGGGCGAGCCGGGCCTGGCACGCCTGGCAGCTGGCCCATGTGATCCCGGACGCACAGCGCCTGCGGCCGGTGCTCTACAACTCCTGGGAGGCGACCGGTTTCGACATCTCGCAGGAGCAGCAGCGCGCCCTAGCCGAGCGCGCCGCCGCGATGGGCGTCGAGCTGTTCGTCGTGGACGACGCCTGGTTCGGGCAGCGGACCAGCGACCGGGCCGGACTCGGCGACTGGACACCGAATCCGGACCGCTTTCCCGGCGGCCTTGAGCCGCTTGCCGACGAAGTGCACGGACTCGGCATGCAGTTCGGTATCTGGGTCGAGCCGGAAATGGTCAATGCCGACAGCGATCTCCATCGTGCACACCCGGACTGGGTGCAGCATTTCCCCGGACGGAGGCGGACCGAGTTCCGCAATCAGCTGGTGCTCAATCTGGCCCGCCCCGATGTGCGGGACCATCTGTGGGAGCAACTGGACGCGCTGCTCTCCAGCGCGCCCATCGACTATGTGAAATGGGACTTCAACCGCAGCTTCACCGACGCGGGCTGGCCGGGCGAGGAGTATCCGCAGAAGCTCTGGATCGAGCATGTGGACGCACTGTACGCACTGATCGACCGGCTCAGGGCCGCGCACCCCTCGGTCGCCTTCGAATCCTGTTCGGGCGGCGGCGGCCGGATCGACCTGGGCATTCTGTCCCGTACGGACCAGGTGTGGACCTCCGACAACACCGATCCGCTCGACCGCCTGACCATCCAGGAGGGCTTCGGCCAGATCCACCCGGCCCGGGTGATGGCGGCCTGGGTCACCGACAGTCCGAATACGCAGCTCAACGACAGGGTCAGTTCGCTGCGCTTCCGCTTCGTGAGCGCGATGGCCGGTGTGCTCGGGGTCGGCGGGGACCTCGCCGAGTGGAGCGATGAGGAGCTGGCCGAGGCGCGGACCTGGGTGGATCTCTATAAGGAGATCCGGCCGGTGGTGCAGCATGGAGCGCTGTACCGGCTGCGCGCCCCGCGCGGTGGACTCGGCGCGGTCCAGTACGTCCACGGTGACGAGACCGTGGTCCTGATGTGGCTGGAGGCGCAGCGATTCGGGGAGCGGCCCCCGGCCCTGAGGCTGCGCGCGCTCGACCCCGCGGCGACGTACACCTGCCTGGACACGGGTGCGGTGCACCACGGTTCGGTACTGCTGCACCAGGGGCTGCACACCGGGCTGAGGGGGGATCTCGACGCGCGGGTGCTGAGGCTCCGGCGTGACCGACAGGCGTGA
- a CDS encoding M23 family metallopeptidase, with translation MPASGKHRRTKSSTIARGVAVASAGGACLALPLLGATGAHAVEQAAPKAASAAKHAAPATPVALKQAATTTYSVVSGDYLSKIAADHKVEGGWQKLYQDNRAVVGEDPGLILPGMKLTLGAKASGDSAPAAAAPAAPVKSAPAEAATVTESKPAAPASSSDYAHPVPGNHTTGYRASGSNWSSGSHTGIDFPVFTGTSVKAITSGTVVTAGWGGAYGNQVVIKHADGRYSQYGHLSSISVSAGRTVSTGQQIGLSGATGNVTGPHLHFEVRTGPAYGSDIDPIAYLASHGIDV, from the coding sequence ATGCCCGCATCGGGTAAGCACCGTCGTACGAAGTCCAGCACCATCGCCCGTGGCGTCGCCGTGGCAAGCGCCGGCGGCGCTTGCCTCGCGCTGCCGCTGCTCGGTGCCACCGGCGCCCACGCCGTGGAACAGGCCGCCCCGAAGGCGGCCTCCGCCGCCAAGCACGCCGCCCCGGCCACGCCGGTCGCGCTGAAGCAGGCGGCCACCACGACGTACTCCGTCGTCTCCGGCGACTACCTCTCGAAGATCGCCGCCGACCACAAGGTCGAAGGCGGCTGGCAGAAGCTGTACCAGGACAACCGCGCGGTCGTCGGCGAAGACCCCGGCCTGATCCTCCCGGGCATGAAGCTGACGCTCGGCGCCAAGGCGTCCGGCGACTCCGCGCCGGCCGCCGCTGCTCCGGCAGCTCCGGTCAAGTCCGCCCCGGCCGAGGCCGCGACGGTCACGGAGTCCAAGCCTGCCGCCCCGGCCAGCAGCTCCGACTACGCCCACCCGGTCCCCGGCAACCACACCACCGGCTACCGCGCCTCCGGCTCCAACTGGTCCAGCGGCAGCCACACCGGGATCGACTTCCCCGTCTTCACCGGCACCAGCGTGAAGGCCATCACCTCCGGCACTGTCGTCACCGCCGGCTGGGGCGGTGCGTACGGCAACCAGGTCGTCATCAAGCACGCCGACGGCCGCTACTCGCAGTACGGCCACCTGTCCTCCATCTCCGTCTCCGCGGGCCGGACCGTGAGCACCGGTCAGCAGATCGGCCTCTCCGGCGCCACCGGCAACGTCACCGGACCGCACCTGCACTTCGAGGTCCGCACGGGCCCGGCGTACGGCTCGGACATCGACCCGATCGCCTACCTGGCCTCGCACGGCATCGACGTCTGA
- a CDS encoding SGNH/GDSL hydrolase family protein has protein sequence MADDSRKNQRGVNYRHGVIGSYAAIGDSFTEGVGDPGPDGTFVGWADRFAVFLADQLPDPDAETSTEGSAHGNFRYANLAVRGRLLDQIVEEQVPRAKKLAPDLVSFCAGGNDIIRPGTDPDDVAERFERAVAELTESVGTVMVTTGFDTRGVPVLRHLRGKIATYTAHVRSIADRYDCPVLDLWSLRSVQDRRAWDDDRLHLSPEGHTRVALRAAQVLGLDVPADPDQEWPPQAQRGTLEVRRDDIHWAREYLVPWIGRRLRGESSGDHVAAKRPDLLPL, from the coding sequence GTGGCAGACGATTCGAGAAAAAATCAACGTGGCGTCAACTATCGACATGGCGTCATCGGGTCGTACGCGGCGATTGGCGACAGCTTCACCGAGGGCGTCGGCGACCCCGGCCCGGACGGGACCTTCGTCGGCTGGGCGGACCGTTTCGCGGTATTTCTCGCGGACCAGCTCCCGGACCCCGATGCGGAGACGAGCACCGAAGGCTCCGCCCACGGAAATTTCAGGTACGCCAATCTCGCCGTACGCGGACGCCTCCTCGACCAGATCGTCGAGGAGCAGGTGCCGCGCGCCAAGAAGCTCGCACCCGACCTGGTGAGCTTCTGCGCGGGCGGCAACGACATCATCAGGCCCGGCACCGACCCCGACGACGTGGCCGAGCGCTTCGAGCGCGCGGTCGCCGAGTTGACCGAATCGGTCGGCACCGTGATGGTCACCACCGGCTTCGACACCCGGGGCGTTCCCGTGCTGCGCCATCTGCGCGGCAAGATCGCCACCTACACCGCCCATGTGCGGTCCATCGCCGACCGCTACGACTGCCCGGTCCTCGACCTGTGGTCGCTGCGGTCCGTCCAGGACAGGCGCGCCTGGGACGACGACCGGCTCCATCTGTCGCCCGAGGGACACACCAGGGTCGCGCTGCGCGCCGCCCAGGTCCTCGGCCTCGATGTGCCGGCCGATCCCGACCAGGAATGGCCCCCGCAGGCACAGCGCGGCACGCTCGAAGTAAGGCGCGACGACATCCACTGGGCACGCGAGTACCTGGTCCCGTGGATCGGCCGACGGCTGCGCGGCGAGTCCTCCGGTGACCACGTCGCCGCGAAGCGGCCGGATCTCCTGCCGCTCTAG
- a CDS encoding STM4011 family radical SAM protein gives MDLTILYRGPLASCDYDCPYCPFAKRRDSREQLRADRAALERFTAWAAAQTGDRISVLFTPWGEGLVRSWYRRALVELARLPHIGRDAIQTNLSGRTGWLAEAGEAGREKIALWCTYHPGQTPYERFLTKCRELSALGIRHSVGVVGLDDHLDEARRLRAALPAAVYLWVNAAEGHTYTDEEAGRWTALDPLFPYSRHPHRSAGLPCRTGESVISVDGDGTVRRCHFVPAELGNLYDGSYRLSLGPRACPLAVCDCHIGYVHLETLPLYDVFAGGVLERIPALPLSPLAGRA, from the coding sequence ATGGACCTGACCATCCTCTACCGCGGTCCGCTCGCCTCCTGCGACTACGACTGCCCGTACTGCCCGTTCGCCAAGCGGCGCGACAGCCGGGAGCAGCTGCGCGCCGACCGCGCCGCGCTGGAGCGGTTCACGGCGTGGGCCGCGGCGCAGACCGGCGACCGGATCTCGGTCCTTTTCACCCCGTGGGGCGAGGGCCTGGTCCGCTCCTGGTACCGCCGTGCGCTGGTCGAGCTGGCCCGGCTGCCGCACATCGGCCGGGACGCGATCCAGACCAACCTCAGCGGCCGTACGGGCTGGCTGGCCGAGGCGGGTGAAGCGGGCCGCGAGAAGATCGCACTCTGGTGCACGTACCACCCCGGGCAGACGCCGTACGAGCGGTTCCTGACCAAGTGCCGGGAGCTGAGCGCGCTCGGCATCCGCCACAGCGTGGGTGTCGTCGGCCTGGACGACCATCTCGACGAGGCGCGGCGGCTGCGTGCCGCCCTGCCTGCCGCGGTCTATCTCTGGGTGAACGCCGCGGAGGGACACACCTATACGGACGAGGAGGCGGGGCGCTGGACCGCCCTGGACCCGCTCTTCCCGTACAGCCGGCATCCGCACCGGTCGGCCGGGCTGCCCTGCCGGACGGGCGAGTCGGTCATCTCGGTGGACGGCGACGGCACGGTCCGGCGCTGCCATTTCGTCCCGGCGGAGCTCGGCAATCTCTATGACGGGAGCTATCGGCTCTCTCTCGGCCCGCGCGCCTGTCCGCTGGCCGTCTGCGACTGCCACATCGGCTATGTGCATCTGGAGACACTGCCGTTGTACGACGTCTTCGCGGGCGGCGTGCTGGAGCGGATACCGGCGCTCCCCTTGTCGCCCCTCGCCGGACGGGCCTGA
- a CDS encoding helix-turn-helix transcriptional regulator: MSSPGLWADVRLRAAWARQDWAAILREYRRAAGLSQRGLEPLVGMPQPHISAIESGRRQVTSAEVMARITEGLRVPPELTMVARRPDLDDWAPPVELRERIAHGHAIGRTDLRTANWIGEVLAQHRRAQDEIGGQDLWPVVRSQLDAVTLLIPGSTGPAADRLMLLAAEHAHWLSWVTAKQGRTGAAIAWIDVAHGWAVDGGHTDMASWVHRIRSNYSLKYGDPVRALRTAETARLVIGLSPATASVAAHQAAIAAAAVSERDRARRLATEALELALQVPEEEDRPGWLYWLSPARAMLQAADAVYACRDWQTAADGIRTALPNLDGYPRDHAYYQARMEDAMRRAS; the protein is encoded by the coding sequence ATGAGTAGTCCGGGACTCTGGGCAGACGTCAGATTGCGCGCTGCTTGGGCGCGCCAGGACTGGGCTGCCATCCTTCGTGAATACCGGCGCGCCGCGGGCCTGTCGCAGCGCGGCCTGGAGCCGCTCGTTGGCATGCCGCAGCCCCACATTTCCGCGATCGAGTCGGGCCGCAGGCAGGTGACGTCAGCCGAGGTGATGGCCCGCATCACCGAAGGATTGCGCGTGCCCCCAGAACTCACCATGGTTGCCCGCCGCCCCGACCTCGACGACTGGGCGCCGCCCGTCGAACTGCGGGAGCGCATCGCCCACGGGCACGCCATCGGGCGCACCGACCTGCGGACCGCGAACTGGATCGGCGAAGTCCTCGCTCAGCACCGCCGCGCCCAGGACGAGATCGGCGGCCAGGACCTGTGGCCAGTCGTCCGCTCCCAGCTCGATGCCGTCACCCTCCTCATCCCCGGCAGCACGGGGCCGGCTGCCGACCGGCTGATGCTCCTTGCGGCCGAACACGCGCACTGGCTGTCGTGGGTGACTGCGAAGCAGGGCCGCACCGGGGCGGCGATCGCGTGGATCGATGTGGCGCACGGGTGGGCGGTCGACGGCGGGCACACGGATATGGCGTCGTGGGTGCACCGCATCCGCTCGAACTACTCGCTGAAATACGGGGATCCGGTGCGGGCACTGCGTACTGCGGAGACCGCGCGGCTCGTTATCGGCTTGTCCCCGGCGACGGCTTCGGTGGCCGCGCACCAGGCGGCGATTGCGGCGGCCGCGGTGAGCGAGCGGGACCGCGCCCGGCGCCTGGCCACCGAGGCGCTCGAACTCGCTCTGCAAGTTCCGGAGGAGGAGGACCGGCCGGGCTGGCTGTACTGGCTCAGCCCGGCCCGTGCCATGTTGCAGGCCGCGGATGCCGTGTACGCCTGTCGGGACTGGCAGACCGCAGCAGACGGCATCCGGACAGCGCTGCCGAACCTGGACGGCTACCCACGCGACCACGCCTACTACCAGGCTCGGATGGAGGATGCGATGCGACGGGCGAGCTAG
- a CDS encoding TetR/AcrR family transcriptional regulator has translation MARVRLGVAERREELLRAAVEQIEVRGVSAVRIADVAAVLGVSNALVLYHFSTKEKLVAAAFAHAAEADLAHLRKLLGRRTSAVRRLRAAVRWYAPTGQAKGWRLWIEGWAASLRDPALRNVAGDLDQQWKAELAEVIEEGAAAGEFHCDDPMSAAWRLTALLDGLAVQMTSYAGPLSQATMLAWTDEALARELGIDQAALTA, from the coding sequence GTGGCAAGAGTGCGGTTGGGCGTGGCGGAGCGGCGCGAGGAGCTCCTGCGTGCTGCCGTCGAACAGATCGAGGTGCGAGGAGTGTCGGCGGTGCGGATCGCCGACGTGGCCGCCGTGCTCGGTGTGAGCAACGCGCTCGTGCTCTACCACTTCTCGACCAAGGAGAAGCTGGTCGCGGCCGCCTTCGCGCATGCCGCCGAGGCCGACCTCGCCCATCTGCGCAAGCTGCTGGGCCGCCGCACCAGCGCGGTACGGCGGCTGCGCGCCGCGGTCCGCTGGTACGCACCCACGGGGCAGGCCAAGGGCTGGCGGCTGTGGATCGAGGGCTGGGCGGCCTCGCTGCGCGACCCGGCGCTGCGCAATGTGGCGGGCGATCTCGACCAGCAGTGGAAGGCGGAGCTGGCCGAGGTCATCGAGGAGGGCGCCGCCGCCGGTGAGTTCCACTGCGACGACCCGATGTCCGCTGCGTGGCGGCTGACCGCCCTGCTGGACGGTCTGGCCGTGCAGATGACGTCGTACGCGGGTCCGCTGTCCCAGGCCACGATGCTGGCCTGGACCGACGAGGCGCTCGCCCGCGAACTCGGCATCGACCAAGCCGCGCTGACGGCCTGA